Proteins encoded in a region of the Vitis riparia cultivar Riparia Gloire de Montpellier isolate 1030 chromosome 7, EGFV_Vit.rip_1.0, whole genome shotgun sequence genome:
- the LOC117917384 gene encoding protein PELPK1-like: MARHRLIVSLVLALSLLSMDVSLAGRHLLDTPTAPPPALTLPQTPSLPKPTLPPLPAMPALPTTPLPTLPSAPTLPKLTLPPLPSLPNPTLPTMPTIPKMTLPPLPAIPTIPTTIPTVPFLSPPPSTTSP, from the coding sequence ATGGCTAGGCATCGTCTTATTGTATCTCTGGTTTTAGCATTGTCACTGTTGAGCATGGATGTGAGCCTGGCAGGCCGCCACCTTTTGGACACACCAACAGCTCCACCACCAGCACTAACACTGCCTCAAACTCCATCTCTTCCTAAGCCCACATTGCCTCCCTTGCCAGCAATGCCTGCGCTGCCCACCACCCCATTGCCGACACTGCCAAGTGCCCCAACTCTGCCAAAGCTCACATTGCCGCCGCTGCCTTCTTTGCCAAACCCAACATTGCCAACCATGCCCACAATTCCAAAGATGACGCTTCCTCCGCTGCCCGCCATCCCCACCATTCCAACAACAATCCCAACAGTTCCTTTCCTTTCACCACCTCCATCCACCACCAGCCCTTAG
- the LOC117917387 gene encoding protein PELPK1-like: MAMHCITVSLVLALSLLSMDVTLAGRYLLDTPAAPPPALTLPQIPSLPKPTLPPLPAMPALPTTPLPTLPSVPTLPKPTLPPLPSLPNPTLPTIPTIPQLTLPPLPTIPTTIPSFPTIPTTIPTVPFLSPPPSTTSP, translated from the coding sequence ATGGCTATGCATTGTATTACTGTATCTCTGGTTTTAGCATTGTCACTGTTGAGCATGGATGTGACCCTGGCAGGTCGTTACCTTCTGGACACACCAGCAGCTCCACCACCAGCATTAACACTACCTCAAATTCCATCTCTTCCTAAGCCCACATTGCCTCCTTTGCCAGCAATGCCTGCGCTGCCCACTACCCCGTTGCCAACGTTGCCTAGTGTCCCAACTCTGCCGAAGCCCACATTGCCCCCGCTGCCATCCCTGCCAAACCCAACATTGCCAACCATCCCCACAATTCCACAGCTGACGCTTCCTCCGCTGCCCACCATCCCCACCACAATCCCTTCATTCCCCACCATTCCAACAACAATTCCAACAGTTCCTTTCCTTTCACCACCTCCATCCACCACCAGCCCTTGA
- the LOC117917677 gene encoding IMPACT family member in pol 5'region isoform X1, which translates to MPVITSLLQPNCCNSNKLLHHRLICWCNKAMSSSSNNQPGAFTTIRETVTFKQEIKKSKFIAIAGHIPDQQYANSFLSQVKDPKATHNCWAYKVGDQYRSTDDGEPSGTAGKPIQAAIEASGLDRVMVVVIRHFGGIELGTGGLVRAYGRTAAECLKNAPTCFVKSKVPMAVEVPFELLGILYHQLQSFKVEDIKQDYETGKEGTTMVTFKVDFDQAKSLEDAVKDNCSRDLLFYKK; encoded by the exons ATGCCAGTGATAACGTCACTGCTACAACCCAATTGCTGCAATTCCAACAAGCTTCTTCACCATCGCCTAATCTGCTGGTGCAACAAGGCAATGTCAAGTTCCAGCAACAATCAACCTGGTGCCTTCACCACCATCCGTGAGACAGTCACTTTTAAACAAGAGATCAAAAAAAGCAAATTCATTGCCATTGCCGGCCACATCCCCGACCAACAATATGCTAACTCCTTCCTTTCCCAG GTCAAGGATCCCAAGGCTACCCACAATTGTTGGGCTTATAAG GTTGGAGACCAATACCGATCAACTGATGATGGTGAGCCATCGGGTACAGCAGGCAAGCCTATACAAGCTGCTATTGAAGCTTCAGGATTAGATAGAGTTATGGTGGTTGTGATCAG GCATTTTGGAGGTATCGAATTAGGTACTGGAGGACTTGTCAGGGCTTATGGAAGAACTGCAGCAGAATGTTTGAAGAATGCCCCAACTTGCTTTGTGAAATCTAAG GTTCCAATGGCCGTGGAGGTTCCTTTTGAACTTCTGGGGATTCTATATCATCAG CTACAATCTTTTAAGGTTGAGGACATCAAGCAGGATTATGAAACTGGTAAAGAGGGCACCACCATGGTTACTTTTAAGGTTGATTTTGACCAGGCCAAGAGTTTGGAGGATGCAGTAAAAGACAATTGTAGCCGAGACTTATTGTTTTATAAGAAGTGA
- the LOC117917677 gene encoding IMPACT family member YvyE isoform X2, producing MPVITSLLQPNCCNSNKLLHHRLICWCNKAMSSSSNNQPGAFTTIRETVTFKQEIKKSKFIAIAGHIPDQQYANSFLSQVKDPKATHNCWAYKVGDQYRSTDDGEPSGTAGKPIQAAIEASGLDRVMVVVIRHFGGIELGTGGLVRAYGRTAAECLKNAPTCFVKSKLQSFKVEDIKQDYETGKEGTTMVTFKVDFDQAKSLEDAVKDNCSRDLLFYKK from the exons ATGCCAGTGATAACGTCACTGCTACAACCCAATTGCTGCAATTCCAACAAGCTTCTTCACCATCGCCTAATCTGCTGGTGCAACAAGGCAATGTCAAGTTCCAGCAACAATCAACCTGGTGCCTTCACCACCATCCGTGAGACAGTCACTTTTAAACAAGAGATCAAAAAAAGCAAATTCATTGCCATTGCCGGCCACATCCCCGACCAACAATATGCTAACTCCTTCCTTTCCCAG GTCAAGGATCCCAAGGCTACCCACAATTGTTGGGCTTATAAG GTTGGAGACCAATACCGATCAACTGATGATGGTGAGCCATCGGGTACAGCAGGCAAGCCTATACAAGCTGCTATTGAAGCTTCAGGATTAGATAGAGTTATGGTGGTTGTGATCAG GCATTTTGGAGGTATCGAATTAGGTACTGGAGGACTTGTCAGGGCTTATGGAAGAACTGCAGCAGAATGTTTGAAGAATGCCCCAACTTGCTTTGTGAAATCTAAG CTACAATCTTTTAAGGTTGAGGACATCAAGCAGGATTATGAAACTGGTAAAGAGGGCACCACCATGGTTACTTTTAAGGTTGATTTTGACCAGGCCAAGAGTTTGGAGGATGCAGTAAAAGACAATTGTAGCCGAGACTTATTGTTTTATAAGAAGTGA
- the LOC117918864 gene encoding ubiquitin carboxyl-terminal hydrolase 17-like: protein MGNLGFYSLFSLVVFVVGVILRQKWRNAAERKEEIMRLVAMASEEAAAVELEAAVEYSSIPVARRYQCAACYGPATTRCSQCKAVRYCSGKCQIKHWRQGHKNECVPPTPTSAMQFNDGRGFGGKTTSQNQFENYDAKTTTGSLSTSTSSFYGLTPSAARSEPFIDVSVSDVLGSSTPDSSKGLSDDISCDSFVTISNVNNIISTACASKLNQMKSICDDEVDHFQSQFPKAKTAICDDTRPRSLSNKKSNGGARHSDASKHRSSPLLSRSGSDFLASDSRNEPQVVKRKEVSSVSSTVSDHSSPAPEGHSALVAKSAKHTSPNIHSEVAGLQQNAYNGLRTSVRKVAQHFRASKQSKPQLLGIGSGIAGKYNHKMLFPYELFMELYSWEKVELSPFGLMNCGNSCYANAVLQCLTFTRPLASYLLQGLHSKACPKEDWCFICEFECLILEAREGKSPLSPMGILSQIQRIGSHLGHGREEDAHEFLRYAVDTMQSVCLKDTGVVGPLAEDTTLVGLTFGGYLLSKIKCMKCQGKSERCERMMDLTVEIDGDIGTLEEALAQFTATEILDGENKYQCGRCRSYEKAKKKLMVLEAPNILTIVLKRFQSSNFGKLNKSVRFPETLNMTPYMSGTDDRYPVYSLYAVVVHLDIMNAAFSGHYVCFVKNFLGDWFRIDDSTVTPVELDRVLLEGAYMLLYARRSPRPPALSRNMAVSHEGKLKMRNLEAVPSSLAATKPRSNSAVPGVDRSMIQRKPENSCWTTWDGPTSNQWLRPEDWRSHSMQRVGVVDSSSESSSLFSCCSDEGSCSTESTNDSASTGDFSDYIFGEVGNSWYRNYGLSSDSDITPSLFSRSSGASRSNGGDGVRRRLPHQGSSWGEELEGEGNSSFLYNGTSKHSKMCTTQFGGSSSETDLGRLVAGKPIDVKSGVPFKRASRERSAQTFY, encoded by the exons ATGGGGAATCTAGGGTTTTATAGTCTGTTTTCGCTGGTGGTGTTTGTTGTTGGGGTTATTCTTCGGCAGAAATGGAGGAATGCGGCGGAAAGGAAGGAGGAGATCATGAGGTTGGTGGCTATGGCCTCCGAAGAGGCTGCGGCAGTCGAGCTCGAGGCCGCCGTCGAGTACAGCTCCATTCCAGTGGCCAGGCGGTACCAATGTGCGGCGTGTTATGGCCCAGCCACCACGCGGTGTTCCCAGTGCAAGGCCGTCCGGTACTG TTCTGGGAAGTGCCAAATTAAGCACTGGAGACAAGGTCACAAGAATGAATGTGTTCCCCCAACCCCAACCTCTGCCATGCAGTTTAATGATGGAAGAGGCTTTGGTGGCAAAACAACATCCCAAAATCAGTTTGAGAATTATG ATGCCAAAACAACAACTGGTTCTTTGTCTACCAGTACCTCATCATTTTATGGCCTCACTCCCTCTGCTGCTAGAAGTGAACCATTCATTGATGTTTCTGTTAGTGATGTCCTTGGGTCAAGCACACCTGACAGCTCAAAGGGACTTTCTGATGACATTTCATGTGATTCCTTTGTAACTATTTCTAatgttaataatataattagtacTGCTTGTGCAAGCAAGTTAAATCAGATGAAATCCATTTGTGATGATGAAGTGGATCACTTTCAATCGCAATTTCCCAAAGCCAAGACTGCCATATGTGATGATACCCGGCCAAGAAGCTTGAGTAATAAGAAGTCCAATGGTGGAGCTCGCCATTCAGATGCTTCTAAGCACAGGAGCTCACCACTCTTGAGCCGTTCAGGGTCTGATTTTCTGGCTAGTGATAGCAGAAATGAGCCACAGGTAGTGAAGCGTAAAGAAGTCTCATCTGTGTCATCTACTGTTTCTGATCACTCATCTCCTGCTCCTGAAGGGCATTCAGCTTTGGTTGCGAAGTCTGCAAAACATACCTCGCCTAACATACACTCTGAGGTTGCAGGCTTGCAACAAAATGCTTACAATGGCTTGAGAACTTCTGTGCGGAAAGTTGCACAGCACTTTCGAGCCTCAAAACAGTCAAAGCCCCAGTTGTTAGGCATTGGAAGTGGAATTGCTGGAAAATACAATCACAAG ATGCTCTTTCCATATGAACTATTCATGGAATTGTACTCTTGGGAAAAGGTGGAATTGAGCCCATTTGGCCTCATGAACTGTGGGAACAG TTGTTATGCTAACGCAGTGCTTCAGTGCTTGACTTTTACTCGGCCTCTTGCTTCTTATCTTCTTCAAGGGCTACACTCGAAAGCAT GTCCAAAGGAGGACTGGTGTTTCATCTGTGAGTTTGAATGTCTAATTCTTGAGGCAAGGGAGGGGAAGTCTCCCTTGTCTCCAATGGGAATTCTCTCCCAAATACAAAGAATTGGAAGTCATCTTGGACATGGGAGAGAAGAAGATGCCCATGAATTTTTGAG GTATGCTGTTGACACGATGCAATCTGTTTGCCTCAAGGACACGGGAGTTGTGGGTCCCTTGGCAGAAGATACAACTCTAGTGGGCCTGACCTTTGGGGGCTACCTTTTATCTAAG ATAAAGTGCATGAAGTGCCAAGGCAAATCAGAGCGGTGTGAGAGGATGATGGATCTTACTGTTGAAATAGATGGAGACATTGGAACCCTTGAAGAGGCTCTTGCGCAATTCACAGCTACTGAAATCTTGGATGGGGAAAACAAGTACCAATGTGGCAG ATGTAGATCATATGAGAAAGCGAAAAAGAAGTTGATGGTATTGGAGGCACCAAATATCCTTACAATTGTGTTAAAGCGATTTCAG TCCAGTAATTTTGGGAAGTTGAATAAGTCAGTCCGGTTCCCTGAGACGCTGAACATGACCCCATATATGAGTGGCACAGATGATAGATATCCTGTCTACAGTCTTTATGCAGTGGTGGTTCACTTGGATATTATGAATGCAGCATTTTCTGGGCACTATGTGTGTTTTGTTAAGAATTTCCTTGGAGATTGGTTCAGGATTGATGACAGCACA GTAACACCTGTGGAATTGGATAGGGTCTTATTAGAAGGGGCATACATGCTACTGTATGCAAG GCGCTCTCCAAGGCCCCCTGCTTTGTCAAGGAACATGGCTGTTTCTCATGAAGGGAAACTGAAGATGAGGAACTTGGAAGCTGTTCCTTCCAGCCTTGCTGCTACCAAACCGAGATCCAACTCAGCAGTTCCAGGTGTGGATCGTTCTATGATACAACGGAAGCCTGAAAACTCATGCTGGACGACTTGGGATGGTCCCACAAGTAATCAGTGGCTTCGGCCAGAAGATTGGAGATCTCACTCAATGCAAAGGGTCGGTGTGGTTGATTCCTCAAGTGAGAGTTCTTCCCTCTTCAGCTGCTGCTCAGATGAAGGTTCTTGCAGTACTGAGAGCACAAACGACTCTGCGAGCACAGGAGACTTCTCTGATTACATATTTGGTGAAGTGGGAAACAGTTGGTACAGAAATTATGGACTTTCATCAGATTCAGATATAACTCCCTCCTTGTTTTCAAGATCTTCAGGCGCTTCCCGGAGCAATGGAGGTGATGGGGTTCGGAGGAGGCTACCACACCAAGGAAGCAGCTGGGGAGAGGAGTTGGAAGGGGAAGGTAACTCATCATTTTTGTATAATGGCACAAGTAAACATAGTAAAATGTGTACCACCCAATTTGGTGGTAGTAGTAGTGAAACTGATTTGGGGCGACTAGTTGCGGGTAAACCTATTGATGTAAAGTCGGGTGTTCCCTTCAAAAGGGCAAGTAGAGAAAGATCAGCTCAAACATTTTATTGA
- the LOC117917382 gene encoding mitochondrial uncoupling protein 5, with amino-acid sequence MGLKGFVEGGIASIIAGCSTHPLDLIKVRMQLQGETQVPNPAVQTLRPALAFQTGAAPTAVHVTRPPRVGPITVGVRIVQQEGVVALFSGVSATVLRQTLYSTTRMGLYDILKKKWTDPATGNMPLVSKIGAGLIAGGIGAVVGNPADVAMVRMQADGRLPLAQRRNYKSVLDAITRMSKQEGVTSLWRGSSLTVNRAMLVTASQLASYDQIKETILQKDLMKDGLGTHVTASFAAGFVAAVASNPVDVIKTRVMNMKVEPGAAPPYTGALDCALKTVRAEGPMALYKGFIPTISRQGPFTIVLFVTLEQVRKLLKDF; translated from the coding sequence ATGGGTCTCAAGGGCTTTGTTGAAGGGGGTATTGCTTCGATCATCGCTGGGTGTTCCACCCACCCGCTCGACCTCATCAAGGTCCGGATGCAGCTCCAGGGTGAGACGCAGGTTCCCAATCCCGCCGTTCAAACTCTCCGTCCAGCGCTCGCTTTCCAGACAGGCGCCGCTCCCACGGCTGTCCACGTGACTCGGCCCCCGCGCGTGGGTCCGATCACCGTCGGAGTCCGGATCGTGCAACAGGAAGGGGTGGTCGCTCTCTTCTCCGGCGTCTCTGCCACCGTCCTTCGCCAAACGCTGTACTCCACTACTCGCATGGGTCTCTACGACATTCTTAAGAAGAAATGGACTGACCCAGCTACCGGCAACATGCCGCTCGTAAGCAAGATAGGAGCTGGACTGATCGCCGGCGGGATCGGGGCCGTCGTCGGAAACCCTGCCGACGTGGCCATGGTCCGAATGCAAGCCGACGGCCGCCTCCCTCTGGCCCAGCGCCGCAACTACAAAAGCGTTCTGGACGCCATAACCAGAATGTCCAAACAGGAGGGAGTCACTAGTCTGTGGCGCGGCTCCTCCCTTACGGTGAATCGCGCCATGCTCGTCACAGCCTCGCAACTCGCCTCCTACGATCAGATCAAGGAGACAATCTTACAAAAGGATCTGATGAAGGACGGCCTCGGAACGCACGTGACGGCGAGCTTCGCCGCCGGATTTGTAGCGGCGGTGGCCTCAAACCCTGTGGACGTAATCAAAACCAGGGTGATGAACATGAAGGTGGAGCCGGGGGCGGCGCCACCGTACACCGGAGCTTTGGACTGCGCCCTGAAAACAGTACGCGCAGAGGGACCGATGGCCCTCTACAAGGGGTTCATCCCTACAATCTCAAGGCAGGGACCTTTCACTATTGTGCTCTTCGTCACACTGGAACAGGTCCGCAAGCTGCTCAAAGATTTCTGA